In Massilistercora timonensis, the following are encoded in one genomic region:
- the recG gene encoding ATP-dependent DNA helicase RecG, translated as MTEGTPIREIKGIGEKTEKLFEKLNIYTAGDLLRYYPRGYDVYEEPVPVSEAEEGKICTVTGAIFGRVQVAGNRRLPVTTLHVRDLTGTLKAVWFRMPFLRNTFSGGGAVTLRGRVVRKGRELAMEQPEIFYPPEKYEEKSGTLQPIYGLTKGLTNNGVSKAVGQVLKNLDLSREVLPEDLRMKYSLAEYNYALRGIHFPEDKEVYFHARKRLVFEEFLAFILSLRRLKDSNQRMENNYVMDVDEKVEKLIGELPFSLTGAQRKVWGEIAGDLASDTVMSRLVQGDVGSGKTIVAVLALLNTALHGYQAAMMAPTEVLARQHYESITKLLEEYEIPVKVELLTGSMTAKEKRRAYDRIECGYARIIIGTHALIQSAVNYDCLALVITDEQHRFGVKQREAFAGKGGMPHVLVMSATPIPRTLAIILYGDLDISVIDELPANRLPIKNCVVDTGYRKTAYTFMKKEIAAGRQCYVICPMVEESEQLEAENVQDYGAMLQEEMGPDIRVACLHGKMKAALKDEIMEAFGRNEIQILVSTTVIEVGIDVPNATVMMIENAERFGLAQLHQLRGRVGRGKHQSYCIFMSASRAEETKERLSILRDTNDGFKIASEDLRLRGPGDLFGIRQSGLFNFRLGDVFQDAKILQMANEAADEILKNEEEWVKNLPEYEGTDSVII; from the coding sequence TCCGGTATTATCCCAGAGGATATGACGTCTATGAAGAGCCGGTTCCGGTCAGCGAGGCGGAAGAGGGGAAAATCTGTACCGTCACCGGCGCGATCTTCGGGAGAGTGCAGGTAGCGGGAAACCGCAGGCTTCCGGTGACTACGCTTCATGTCAGGGATCTGACCGGGACGCTTAAGGCCGTGTGGTTCCGGATGCCCTTTCTGCGGAATACATTTTCCGGCGGCGGGGCGGTCACCCTGAGAGGCCGTGTGGTCAGGAAAGGCCGGGAGCTTGCGATGGAGCAGCCGGAGATCTTCTATCCGCCCGAGAAGTATGAGGAGAAGTCGGGAACGCTGCAGCCCATTTATGGCCTGACCAAAGGCCTGACTAACAACGGGGTTTCAAAAGCGGTGGGGCAGGTGCTGAAGAATCTGGATCTCTCCCGGGAGGTGCTGCCAGAGGATCTGCGGATGAAGTACAGTCTGGCGGAGTACAATTATGCGCTGCGGGGGATTCATTTTCCAGAGGATAAAGAAGTGTATTTCCATGCAAGGAAGCGGCTGGTCTTTGAAGAGTTCCTGGCATTTATCCTGTCCCTTCGAAGACTTAAGGACAGCAATCAGCGGATGGAGAATAACTATGTGATGGATGTGGACGAAAAAGTGGAGAAGCTGATCGGCGAGCTGCCCTTTTCCCTGACCGGAGCCCAGAGAAAGGTGTGGGGAGAGATCGCAGGCGATCTGGCTTCTGATACGGTAATGTCCCGGCTGGTCCAGGGGGATGTGGGCTCAGGCAAGACCATTGTGGCGGTGCTGGCCCTTCTCAACACGGCTCTTCACGGGTACCAGGCGGCTATGATGGCCCCCACGGAGGTGCTGGCAAGACAGCATTATGAATCCATTACAAAGTTATTGGAAGAATATGAGATCCCGGTGAAGGTGGAACTGCTCACCGGCTCCATGACGGCGAAGGAGAAGCGGCGGGCCTATGACCGGATCGAGTGCGGATACGCCAGGATCATCATCGGAACCCACGCGCTGATCCAGAGCGCGGTAAATTACGACTGCCTGGCGCTGGTGATCACCGATGAGCAGCACCGGTTTGGAGTAAAGCAAAGAGAAGCATTTGCCGGAAAGGGAGGCATGCCTCATGTGCTGGTGATGAGCGCTACGCCAATCCCCCGGACGCTGGCCATCATTTTGTATGGTGATCTGGACATTTCCGTGATCGATGAACTGCCGGCCAACCGGCTTCCAATTAAGAACTGTGTAGTTGACACTGGTTATCGCAAGACGGCGTATACATTTATGAAGAAAGAGATCGCCGCAGGGCGGCAGTGCTATGTGATCTGTCCCATGGTGGAGGAGAGCGAGCAGCTGGAGGCGGAGAACGTGCAGGATTACGGGGCGATGCTCCAGGAGGAGATGGGACCGGATATCCGGGTGGCCTGTCTGCACGGGAAGATGAAGGCGGCGCTTAAAGATGAGATCATGGAGGCATTCGGGAGAAATGAGATCCAGATCCTGGTCTCCACTACGGTTATCGAGGTTGGGATCGATGTGCCAAACGCCACGGTTATGATGATCGAGAACGCAGAGCGCTTTGGCCTGGCGCAGCTCCATCAGCTGCGGGGCCGGGTGGGAAGAGGAAAACACCAGTCTTATTGCATTTTCATGAGCGCTTCCCGGGCAGAAGAGACAAAGGAGAGACTGTCCATTCTACGGGACACTAACGACGGGTTCAAGATCGCAAGCGAGGATCTGCGGCTTCGCGGGCCCGGCGACCTTTTTGGGATCCGCCAGAGCGGCCTTTTCAACTTCCGGCTGGGAGATGTATTCCAGGACGCGAAGATCCTGCAGATGGCCAATGAAGCGGCTGATGAAATTTTGAAAAATGAAGAAGAGTGGGTGAAGAATCTTCCAGAATATGAAGGAACTGACAGTGTAATAATTTAA